One genomic segment of Panicum virgatum strain AP13 chromosome 2N, P.virgatum_v5, whole genome shotgun sequence includes these proteins:
- the LOC120662029 gene encoding 39S ribosomal protein L45, mitochondrial-like isoform X1 gives MALARLGQSLARLLHRPLYLPPTSPPPLKDYHASVVRSFAPTHTGACLRGFASLTYNASSMIAHKLGGPLPVHIVNVPVLDLVIHLDHTRLMSTAAASKPNSPSAGARRVNLKIVMTSPGFIYEPYSPRERIPFWKRWFTLSGWRRTKEDIISEMKNAYAVSRLRKKTGYTKKQFYGEALNIYKEVNTLMAHGDTSALRKILTDRMHSTIKNELKRRQSKWSSVHWELVKPAVSIRTLRARMIGLDKKDLDKGFVQLTLEFVTKQKFEAYNSKGDVVSGDKSKEVLVKDIWVFERSLFHPGAYWRVCGRITL, from the exons ATGGCTTTGGCTCGCCTCGGGCAGTCTCTtgcccgcctcctccaccgccctctCTACCTCCctccgacgtcgccgccgccgctcaa AGATTACCATGCCTCCGTTGTCCGATCCTTCGCCCCGACCCACACAGGCGCATGCTTAAGAG GTTTTGCAAGCCTGACATACAATGCCAGCAGCATGATTGCCCACAAGCTTGGCGGGCCATTGCCGGTCCACATTGTGAACGTTCCA GTTCTGGATCTTGTTATCCATCTGGATCATACTAGACTGATGTCAACAGCAGCAGCGTCGAAGCCAAACTCGCCGTCTGCTGGTGCCCGAAGG GTTAATTTGAAGATTGTCATGACGAGTCCTGGTTTTATATATGAGCCGTACAGCCCTCGGGAACGCATTCCCTTCTGGAAAAG ATGGTTCACATTAAGTGGCTGGAGAAGGACAAAGGAGGACATCATTTCTGAG ATGAAGAACGCATATGCTGTTTCAAGGCTGAGGAAGAAAACTGGGTATACCAAAAAGCAATTCTATGGTGAAGCATTAAACATATACAAGGAG GTTAACACTCTGATGGCCCATGGAGACACTTCGGCActccgaaaaattctgacagaTAGGATGCATTCT actataaaaaATGAGCTAAAGAGAAGGCAATCCAAGTGGAGTTCTGTACATTGGGAACTGGTGAAGCCCGCCGTGAGTATCAGAACTTTGAGGGCTCGCATG ATTGGCCTCGATAAGAAGGACCTGGATAAAGGTTTTGTACAGCTTACACTTGAGTTCGTCACCAAACAG aaatttgaagCCTATAATTCAAAGGGTGATGTTGTGTCTGGAGACAAGTCAAAGGAG GTACTCGTGAAAGACATATGGGTGTTTGAGAGATCACTTTTTCATCCTGGAGCATATTGGCGTGTATGCGGAAGGATTACTCTGTAA
- the LOC120659025 gene encoding cytochrome P450 734A5-like: MWWPWPWPWSWQGTALTAAAWLCLHVAVARLMEALWWRPRRLERHFARHGVRGPGYRFFFGSSIELIRLIGDASSRPAPPEAPHDVLPRVLAFYHHWRKLYGPMHLIWFGRTPRLIVSEPELIREVLLSRAEHFDRYEAQPLIRQFEGLGLSNLHGDEWARRRKILTPAFHVENLKLLVPFVAETVQRMLEERVLSAAAGSEVEVDVAEWYQRLPQEAITLATFGRNYDEGSVVFRLQGEHASHATEAHSKVFIPGYRFLPTRKNRRVWQLDREIRRLLRKFVTGLQSGDHRGGGRDHGRAGGMKDFMSFMAPAMTADEIIEESKNFFFAGKETLTSLLTWATVALAMHPKWQDRARREVVDVCGRRGLPTKDHLPRLNILGMIVNETLRLYPPAVAMIRKAKRDVDLGGCVVPAGTEIMMPIMAVHHDAEVWGADATEFNPERFADDGDRPRQQMAFMPFGGGGRVCIGQNLALIEAKVALALVLQRCEFRLSPAYVHAPRVLMILNPQHGAPVIFRPL; the protein is encoded by the exons ATGTGGtggccgtggccatggccgtggTCGTGGCAAGGGACCGCGCtcaccgcggcggcgtggctgtgCCTGCacgtggcggtggcgcggctcatGGAGGCGCTgtggtggcggccgcggcggctggagcgCCACTTCGCGCGCCACGGCGTGCGCGGCCCGGGCTACCGATTCTTCTTCGGCAGCTCCATCGAGCTCATCCGGCTCATAGGCGACGCGTCctcccgccccgcgccgcccgagGCGCCCCACGACGTGCTCCCCAGGGTGCTCGCCTTCTACCACCATTGGAGGAAGCTCTACG GTCCAATGCACCTGATTTGGTTTGGGAGAACGCCGCGGCTGATCGTCAGCGAGCCGGAGCTGATCCGGGAGGTGCTGCTGTCGCGGGCGGAGCACTTCGACCGGTACGAGGCGCAACCGCTCATCCGCCAGTTCGAGGGCCTCGGCCTCAGCAACCTCCACGGCGACGAGTGGGCGCGCCGCCGCAAGATCCTCACGCCCGCCTTCCACGTCGAGAACCTCAAGCTGCTCGTGCCCTTCGTCGCCGAGACGGTGCAGCGGATGCTGGAGGAGCGCGTgctgtccgcggcggcgggcagcgaggtggaggtggacgtCGCCGAGTGGTACCAGCGGCTGCCGCAGGAGGCCATCACGCTCGCCACGTTCGGCCGGAACTACGACGAGGGCAGCGTCGTGTTCCGGCTGCAGGGCGAGCACGCCAGCCACGCCACCGAGGCGCACAGCAAGGTCTTCATCCCCGGCTACAGGTTCCTCCCGACGAGGAAGAACAGGCGCGTGTGGCAGCTGGACAGGGAGATCAGGAGGCTCCTGCGCAAGTTCGTGACCGGCCTGCAGAGCGGCGACCACCGGGGCGGGGGACGGGACCacgggcgcgccggcggcatGAAGGACTTCATGAGCTTCATGGCGCCGGCCATGACGGCGGACGAGATCATCGAGGAGTCCAAGAACTTCTTCTTCGCCGGGAAGGAGACGCTCACCAGCCTCCTCACCTGGGCGACCGTCGCGCTCGCCATGCACCCGAAGTGGCAGGACCGCGCTCgccgggaggtcgtcgacgtcTGCGGCCGCCGGGGCCTTCCCACAAAGGACCACCTCCCCAGGCTCAATATCCTGGGGATGATCGTGAACGAGACGCTGAGGCTTTacccgccggcggtggcgatgaTCCGTAAGGCGAAGCGGGACGTGGATCTCGGCGGGTGCGTGGTCCCGGCGGGCACGGAGATCATGATGCCGATCATGGCCGTGCACCACGACGCCGAGGTGTGGGGCGCCGACGCCACGGAGTTCAACCCCGAGCGATTCGCGGACGACGGCGACCGGCCGCGGCAGCAGATGGCGTTCATGccgttcggcggcggcgggcgggtgtGCATCGGCCAGAACCTGGCGCTGATCGAGGCCAAGGTGGCGCTGGCACTCGTGCTGCAGCGGTGCGAGTTCAGGCTGTCGCCGGCGTACGTGCACGCGCCCAGGGTGCTCATGATACTCAACCCACAGCACGGCGCGCCGGTCATCTTCCGGCCGTTGTGA
- the LOC120662030 gene encoding uncharacterized protein LOC120662030 yields the protein MTEAPFLPRERLFKQQNYFQNLTKHTYLKGRYDVITSVAIPLALAASSMFMIGRGVYNMSHGIGKKE from the exons ATGACAGAAGCACCATTTCTGCCGCGTGAGAGGCTCTTCAAGCAGCAGAATTActtccagaacttgaccaagcaCACCTACCTGAAAGGGCGCTACGATGTGATCACCTCCGTTGCCATCCCCCTTGCACTTGCTGCCTCCAGCATGTTCATGATT GGCCGTGGAGTTTACAACATGTCTCACGGGATTGGGAAAAAGGAGTGA
- the LOC120662027 gene encoding BSD domain-containing protein 1-like, translating to MRPFRAPAIIRPVHSKRKRSEALPTNEIEATCCLSRDCSPRPNPPRPPSPSLQSDPIQTPMDFCKSILAEPDPDPPSPPPEREPESAPAGSASSAPAASAPAGGGGGWGFGGLLKTLTSQSETVLETYRRDLAEFGTGLRRETKVLREAAARAARDLPSSAHALDGLADIVAQGKDALSQVAAAATAPVSAHSDGVESEQSSAAGAQVRYSRFEAQLRALQADPATFTADPEDAEDFAAWSKGFSLDERKDEIEALCYDSDALEAMVDRLVPDTVESEVFWARYFYRVLKLKQQEDARAKLVQRVIAQEEDEDLSWEVDDEDEEEEQQKEDAKEPVARQQEATKEEVKHEVEAKEIERVLEEPAALEGQQKNADEPQPVVLGSSLVVVDEEEQKNTDEPQPVVFGSSLVVVDEEEKEGHSKSKVEESGDKKEAAKHEASDSSKDSDYSIVSRQRTMEEEDLEWDEIEDLGEHEEKKGSTHDPSPALKELRKRLSVAEDDEDLSWDIEDDDDKS from the coding sequence ATGCGTCCGTTCCGGGCTCCGGCAATCATCCGACCCGTGCACAGCAAGCGAAAGCGAAGCGAAGCCCTCCCCACGAACGAAATCGAAGCGACTTGCTGCCTTTCCCGAGACTGCTCTCCGCGGCCAAATCCACCACGACCTCCCTCCCCGTCTCTCCAATCCGATCCGATCCAAACCCCCATGGATTTTTGCAAGTCCATCCTCGCCGAGCCCGATCCGGAcccgccctccccgccgccggagcgGGAGCCTGAGTCCGCGcccgccggatccgcctcctccgcgcccgcCGCTTCCGCtcccgctggcggcggcggcggatggggcTTCGGCGGGCTGCTCAAGACGCTCACCTCGCAGTCCGAGACCGTGCTCGAGACCTACCGCCGCGACCTCGCCGAGTTCGGCACCGGCCTGCGCCGCGAGACCAAGGTGCTCCGcgaggccgccgcccgcgccgcgcgggaCCTCCCGTCCTCCGCGCACGCGCTCGACGGGCTCGCGGACATCGTCGCGCAGGGCAAGGACGCGCTCTcccaggtcgccgccgccgcgaccgcccCAGTCTCCGCGCACTCCGACGGCGTTGAGTCCGAGcaaagctccgccgccggggcccAAGTCCGGTACAGCCGCTTCGAGGCGCAGCTGCGGGCGCTCCAGGCGGATCCGGCCACCTTCACCGCCGATCCCGAGGACGCTGAGGACTTCGCGGCTTGGAGTAAAGGGTTTAGTTTGGATGAGAGGAAGGACGAGATCGAGGCCTTGTGCTACGATAGCGACGCGCTGGAAGCCATGGTCGACAGGCTAGTGCCAGACACCGTGGAGAGCGAGGTGTTCTGGGCGAGGTACTTCTACCGTGTCCTTAAGCtgaagcagcaggaggacgcaagGGCGAAGCTCGTGCAGCGTGTGATCGCTCAGGAGGAAGATGAGGATTTGAGCTGGGAAGTggatgatgaggatgaggaggaagagCAGCAGAAAGAGGATGCAAAAGAACCAGTAGCAAGGCAACAAGAGGCGACCAAAGAAGAAGTGAAGCATGAAGTGGAAGCAAAGGAAATTGAGAGAGTGCTGGAAGAACCGGCTGCTTTGGAGGGGCAACAGAAGAATGCTGATGAGCCCCAGCCAGTGGTTTTAGGTAGCTCTTTGGTGGTAGTGGACGAGGAGGAACAGAAGAACACCGATGAGCCACAACCTGTGGTTTTTGGCAGCtctctggtggtggtggatgagGAAGAGAAGGAAGGGCACTCCAAGTCAAAAGTTGAAGAATCAGGTGACAAGAAAGAAGCGGCAAAGCATGAGGCCAGTGATTCAAGCAAGGATAGTGATTACTCCATAGTGTCTAGACAACGAACAATGGAGGAAGAGGATCTTGAATGGGATGAGATTGAGGATCTTGGAGAGCATGAAGAAAAGAAGGGTAGCACCCACGACCCAAGCCCTGCTCTGAAGGAGTTGAGAAAGAGGCTGAGTGTAGCTGAAGATGATGAGGATTTGAGTTGGGATatcgaggatgatgatgataagtCTTGA
- the LOC120662029 gene encoding 39S ribosomal protein L45, mitochondrial-like isoform X2 has translation MALARLGQSLARLLHRPLYLPPTSPPPLKDYHASVVRSFAPTHTGACLRGFASLTYNASSMIAHKLGGPLPVHIVNVLDLVIHLDHTRLMSTAAASKPNSPSAGARRVNLKIVMTSPGFIYEPYSPRERIPFWKRWFTLSGWRRTKEDIISEMKNAYAVSRLRKKTGYTKKQFYGEALNIYKEVNTLMAHGDTSALRKILTDRMHSTIKNELKRRQSKWSSVHWELVKPAVSIRTLRARMIGLDKKDLDKGFVQLTLEFVTKQKFEAYNSKGDVVSGDKSKEVLVKDIWVFERSLFHPGAYWRVCGRITL, from the exons ATGGCTTTGGCTCGCCTCGGGCAGTCTCTtgcccgcctcctccaccgccctctCTACCTCCctccgacgtcgccgccgccgctcaa AGATTACCATGCCTCCGTTGTCCGATCCTTCGCCCCGACCCACACAGGCGCATGCTTAAGAG GTTTTGCAAGCCTGACATACAATGCCAGCAGCATGATTGCCCACAAGCTTGGCGGGCCATTGCCGGTCCACATTGTGAAC GTTCTGGATCTTGTTATCCATCTGGATCATACTAGACTGATGTCAACAGCAGCAGCGTCGAAGCCAAACTCGCCGTCTGCTGGTGCCCGAAGG GTTAATTTGAAGATTGTCATGACGAGTCCTGGTTTTATATATGAGCCGTACAGCCCTCGGGAACGCATTCCCTTCTGGAAAAG ATGGTTCACATTAAGTGGCTGGAGAAGGACAAAGGAGGACATCATTTCTGAG ATGAAGAACGCATATGCTGTTTCAAGGCTGAGGAAGAAAACTGGGTATACCAAAAAGCAATTCTATGGTGAAGCATTAAACATATACAAGGAG GTTAACACTCTGATGGCCCATGGAGACACTTCGGCActccgaaaaattctgacagaTAGGATGCATTCT actataaaaaATGAGCTAAAGAGAAGGCAATCCAAGTGGAGTTCTGTACATTGGGAACTGGTGAAGCCCGCCGTGAGTATCAGAACTTTGAGGGCTCGCATG ATTGGCCTCGATAAGAAGGACCTGGATAAAGGTTTTGTACAGCTTACACTTGAGTTCGTCACCAAACAG aaatttgaagCCTATAATTCAAAGGGTGATGTTGTGTCTGGAGACAAGTCAAAGGAG GTACTCGTGAAAGACATATGGGTGTTTGAGAGATCACTTTTTCATCCTGGAGCATATTGGCGTGTATGCGGAAGGATTACTCTGTAA